Proteins encoded by one window of Pseudomonas coleopterorum:
- a CDS encoding acyltransferase family protein produces the protein MTRLGYLDALRGIAALLVVVCHLWQPLLGPGALPHFWLDIGKLGVIWFFLLSGVVIPFSLQPGPGGARRFIVSRVLRLYPAYWLSLALYIGMLALTGETLPTWQRVVANVTMLQAAMGVEDVMGLYWTLFIEWLFYALCLGLMLIGRLRSTGFRAACALALLAAAVGMGMMRMLLERKLPVALPLGLSLMLFGSIWRDCLLGQADYQVRRCVKGLLLAYAVALPSTFYAAYGFDAGNGEYWFRYCFTYLLAISSFMLLTQRIRLHQPLLLWLGTISYSLYLLHPSMELLCRYLLGVPGRSLSVTLLATALSLLAAHVSYRLVELPFIQLSKRLNTRARPSAPLIPELQVPYENSNRP, from the coding sequence ATGACTCGCCTGGGGTATCTGGATGCCTTGCGCGGCATCGCCGCCCTGCTGGTGGTGGTCTGTCACTTGTGGCAGCCGTTGCTGGGCCCCGGTGCGCTGCCGCATTTCTGGCTGGACATCGGCAAGCTGGGCGTCATCTGGTTCTTTCTGCTCAGCGGTGTGGTAATCCCGTTCAGCCTGCAACCTGGCCCCGGCGGCGCACGTCGCTTCATCGTCTCGCGGGTGCTGCGCCTGTACCCGGCCTATTGGCTGTCGCTGGCCCTGTACATCGGCATGCTGGCACTGACCGGCGAAACCCTGCCGACCTGGCAGCGTGTGGTGGCCAACGTCACCATGCTGCAGGCGGCCATGGGCGTCGAAGACGTGATGGGGCTGTACTGGACGCTGTTCATCGAGTGGCTGTTCTATGCGCTGTGCCTGGGCCTGATGCTGATCGGTCGCCTGCGCAGTACCGGCTTCCGTGCCGCCTGCGCCCTGGCCCTGCTGGCCGCTGCGGTGGGCATGGGCATGATGCGCATGCTGCTCGAACGCAAGCTGCCGGTGGCCTTGCCGCTGGGCCTGTCGCTGATGCTGTTCGGTTCGATCTGGCGCGACTGCCTGCTCGGCCAGGCCGATTACCAGGTACGGCGCTGCGTGAAGGGCCTGCTGCTGGCCTATGCCGTGGCCCTGCCGTCGACCTTCTACGCCGCCTACGGCTTCGATGCCGGCAACGGCGAGTACTGGTTTCGCTACTGCTTCACCTACCTGTTGGCCATCAGCAGCTTCATGTTGCTGACCCAGCGCATCCGCCTGCATCAACCGTTGTTGCTGTGGCTGGGCACCATCAGTTATTCGCTGTACCTGCTGCACCCGAGCATGGAGCTGTTGTGCCGTTACCTGCTGGGCGTTCCCGGTCGTTCGTTGTCGGTCACCTTGCTTGCCACCGCGCTGTCACTGCTGGCCGCGCACGTGAGCTATCGCCTCGTCGAACTGCCTTTTATCCAGTTGAGCAAACGACTCAACACCCGTGCTCGCCCGAGCGCGCCCCTCATTCCCGAACTGCAGGTGCCCTATGAAAATAGCAATCGTCCATGA
- a CDS encoding glycosyltransferase family 4 protein encodes MKIAIVHDWLVTYAGAEKVLASMLKIWPDADLFSVIDFLSDEDRVHLGGKRATTTFIQRLPKARTRYQKYLPLMPMAIEQLDLSGYDLILSSSHAVAKGVLTGPNQLHISYVHSPIRYAWDLQHQYLREANLLAGIKSKVARMILHYMRMWDQRTAAGVDEFISNSQFIGRRIDKAYRRPSTVIYPPVDTTGFNLQTEKQDFYLTAQRMVPYKKVPMMVEAFSAMPDKRLIVIGDGPEMDKCRAVCGPNVTLMGYQSFEVLREHMQNARGFVFAAEEDFGISPVEAQACGTPVIAFGRGGTLETVRGLNEDNPTGVFYYQQTVAALTAAIETFESQASRFNPRACRENALQFAEKRFEREMRQFVENRWNEARLGDAFDCNPVLGLADAGLLLAAAQKL; translated from the coding sequence ATGAAAATAGCAATCGTCCATGATTGGCTTGTCACCTACGCCGGTGCCGAAAAGGTCCTGGCCTCGATGCTCAAGATCTGGCCCGACGCCGACCTGTTCTCGGTCATCGACTTTCTCAGCGACGAAGATCGCGTGCACCTGGGCGGCAAGCGTGCCACCACCACCTTCATCCAGCGCCTGCCCAAGGCCCGCACGCGCTACCAGAAATACCTGCCCTTGATGCCCATGGCCATCGAGCAACTGGACCTGTCCGGCTACGACCTGATCCTGTCGAGCAGCCACGCGGTGGCCAAGGGCGTGCTGACCGGCCCCAACCAGTTGCACATCAGCTACGTGCATTCGCCCATCCGCTATGCCTGGGACCTGCAGCACCAGTACCTGCGCGAGGCCAATCTGCTGGCCGGTATCAAGAGCAAGGTGGCACGGATGATCCTGCATTACATGCGCATGTGGGACCAGCGCACCGCCGCCGGTGTCGACGAGTTCATCAGCAACTCGCAGTTCATCGGCCGACGCATCGACAAGGCCTATCGCCGTCCCTCGACCGTCATCTATCCGCCGGTCGACACCACCGGCTTCAACCTGCAGACCGAGAAGCAGGACTTCTACCTGACCGCCCAGCGCATGGTGCCGTACAAGAAGGTGCCGATGATGGTCGAGGCGTTCAGCGCCATGCCCGACAAGCGCCTGATCGTCATCGGCGACGGCCCGGAAATGGACAAGTGCCGCGCGGTGTGCGGCCCCAACGTCACGCTGATGGGCTACCAGTCGTTCGAAGTGCTGCGCGAGCACATGCAGAACGCCCGCGGCTTCGTCTTCGCTGCCGAAGAGGATTTCGGCATCAGCCCGGTGGAAGCCCAGGCCTGCGGCACGCCGGTGATCGCCTTCGGCCGCGGGGGCACCCTGGAAACCGTACGCGGGCTCAACGAAGACAACCCTACCGGGGTGTTCTATTACCAGCAGACCGTGGCGGCGCTCACGGCCGCCATCGAGACGTTCGAGAGCCAGGCCTCGCGCTTCAACCCCCGCGCCTGCCGCGAGAACGCCCTGCAATTCGCGGAAAAGCGCTTCGAACGGGAAATGCGCCAGTTCGTCGAGAACCGCTGGAACGAGGCGCGCCTGGGCGATGCCTTCGATTGCAACCCGGTACTGGGCCTGGCCGACGCCGGTCTGCTGCTCGCCGCAGCCCAGAAACTCTAG
- a CDS encoding polysaccharide biosynthesis/export family protein: MKRTVFVVALFAVLLQGCVFSPGQHMTPEDAADDIGETGPVTVLPINAQTVAQHQNQYRPEPVPAALYAYKPGDYRIGAGDGLQITVWDHVELNSPTNQEPRAQGTQIVRNDGTVYYPFINSIQAEGKTVSELRNDLQRALSRYLTDTQVDVNVQNYASQRVVFSGSFKNAGPQVLNNVPLSLIEAVSRAGGDDGSGNLAGLILKRDGHEYLLDIDTLNRKDSKLNGIYLKNGDQLHLGNNRANKVYVLGEVNSPQVMTYGTSTFTLLEALGNAGGLSQETANAEAIYVIRGAQERAQQPATVFYLNAKKPTAFLLARQFDLQASDVVFVGPSDITRWNRFISQLLPSASVVATGNALSQ, from the coding sequence ATGAAACGAACTGTATTCGTAGTCGCGTTGTTCGCCGTGCTGCTGCAAGGATGTGTGTTTTCCCCAGGGCAACACATGACGCCCGAGGATGCCGCCGATGACATCGGCGAAACCGGACCGGTCACGGTCCTGCCGATCAACGCGCAGACCGTCGCCCAGCATCAGAACCAGTACCGGCCAGAACCCGTACCGGCCGCGCTGTATGCCTACAAGCCAGGCGACTACCGCATCGGCGCCGGCGACGGTCTGCAGATCACCGTCTGGGACCACGTCGAGTTGAACTCGCCGACCAACCAGGAACCGCGCGCCCAGGGCACGCAGATCGTGCGCAACGACGGCACCGTGTACTACCCGTTCATCAACTCCATTCAGGCCGAAGGCAAGACCGTCAGCGAACTGCGCAATGACCTGCAACGCGCCCTCTCGCGCTACCTGACCGACACCCAGGTGGACGTCAACGTGCAGAACTACGCCAGCCAGCGCGTGGTGTTTTCCGGCTCGTTCAAGAACGCAGGTCCCCAGGTGCTGAACAACGTGCCGTTGTCGCTGATCGAAGCGGTCAGCCGTGCCGGTGGCGACGATGGCAGCGGCAACCTGGCCGGGCTGATCCTCAAGCGCGACGGTCACGAGTACCTGCTCGACATCGACACCCTGAACCGCAAGGATTCCAAGCTCAACGGCATCTACCTGAAGAACGGCGACCAGCTGCACCTGGGCAACAACCGGGCGAACAAGGTCTACGTGCTCGGCGAAGTCAATTCGCCCCAGGTGATGACCTACGGCACCAGCACCTTCACCCTGCTCGAAGCGCTGGGCAACGCCGGCGGCCTGTCCCAGGAAACCGCCAACGCCGAGGCCATCTACGTGATCCGCGGCGCCCAGGAGCGCGCCCAGCAACCCGCCACGGTGTTCTACCTCAACGCCAAGAAGCCAACCGCTTTCCTGCTCGCCCGCCAGTTCGACCTGCAAGCCTCGGACGTCGTGTTCGTCGGCCCTTCGGACATCACCCGCTGGAACCGCTTCATCAGCCAACTGCTGCCCTCGGCGTCCGTGGTCGCTACTGGCAATGCGCTGAGTCAGTGA
- the pqqF gene encoding pyrroloquinoline quinone biosynthesis protein PqqF — translation MPQPSLPAAEHVVLDNGLHVRLHHEPRLKRAAAFMRVAAGSHDVPAAWPGLAHFLEHLFFLGTERHSGDHGLMAFVQNHGGQINASTRERCTDYFFEVPVNAFAGALERLCDMLGHPRMTQAEQLREREVLHAEFVAWSRDPEARHQQWLTSALDAEHPLRAFHAGNRYSLPVPRDSFQQDLRSFYRRFYQTGQMTLCLVGPQPLEQLRAMAEKAAGALRPGDTAEQIAPPPLVGTPSEAVEPPDKGRFNLLFACENLPRGATQALEFLATWLGASQHGGLLAELRRRQLVHTLELSTFYTFADQALINIEFKLTPAGETATALIGQLCFDWLEFFQAHDDWQGLREEFRLLNERRLQVASALELARHHSDETPCELSRQALQALREILEHLRPEHLLHPVAAGPERDLAGRWRLPPRNRFLRPSRRPDHPVPDPQGLAYRDGASAHSHEAALYLRWRVNASRHQGLFRTLRDSLRKLTEEARQAGVQMVFSSLGDDWQLKLSGVQAPIPALLEQALELLAIPAPEVWHQAGQESTSTTLTPIKELLKRLPDHSLGYFHSRTSDEDLHPLALQKLWGAARWDGLAVGINDGERSALNNALRKMPGTASPQRAQPHPAQSGRSWSHVPCQSSEQALLLFCPVPSQSIADEAAWRLLAQLCQTSFYQRMRVELQLGYAVFSGLRQMAGRTGLVFGVQSPQAPLADILGHVQTFIETLPTLIETLKPAALDTQREELASRHERSQMDLLPLAELLWQACQAGHGADYLNALQRAVRELRPDDLNHAAQQLASGTGGWLCLATGPALEPSWVPAQRSLPGR, via the coding sequence ATGCCTCAACCTTCACTGCCGGCCGCCGAACATGTGGTGCTGGACAACGGCCTGCACGTGCGCCTGCATCATGAGCCACGTCTCAAGCGTGCCGCCGCCTTCATGCGCGTTGCCGCAGGCAGCCACGACGTACCTGCCGCCTGGCCGGGTCTGGCTCATTTCCTTGAACATCTGTTCTTTCTCGGCACCGAACGCCACAGCGGCGACCACGGGCTGATGGCCTTCGTGCAGAACCACGGCGGGCAGATCAACGCCAGCACCCGCGAGCGCTGCACCGACTATTTCTTCGAAGTGCCGGTGAATGCCTTCGCCGGTGCGCTGGAACGTCTGTGCGACATGCTCGGTCATCCGCGCATGACCCAGGCCGAGCAACTGCGCGAACGCGAAGTGCTGCACGCCGAATTCGTCGCCTGGTCACGCGACCCCGAGGCACGCCACCAGCAATGGTTGACCAGCGCGCTGGACGCCGAGCATCCGCTGCGGGCCTTCCACGCCGGCAATCGCTACAGCCTGCCGGTACCGCGCGATTCGTTCCAGCAGGACCTGCGCAGCTTCTACCGGCGCTTCTACCAGACCGGACAGATGACCCTGTGCCTGGTCGGCCCGCAACCGCTGGAGCAGCTGCGTGCCATGGCAGAAAAAGCGGCGGGTGCGCTGCGCCCCGGCGACACCGCCGAACAGATCGCCCCGCCACCGCTGGTGGGCACGCCGAGCGAAGCGGTCGAGCCGCCCGACAAGGGCCGGTTCAACCTGCTGTTCGCCTGCGAAAACCTGCCCCGCGGCGCCACCCAGGCCCTGGAGTTTCTCGCCACCTGGCTGGGGGCCAGCCAGCACGGCGGCTTGTTGGCCGAGTTGCGCCGTCGGCAACTGGTGCATACCCTGGAACTGAGCACGTTCTATACCTTCGCCGACCAGGCCCTGATCAATATCGAATTCAAGCTCACGCCGGCCGGCGAAACGGCGACCGCGCTGATCGGCCAGCTGTGCTTCGATTGGCTGGAGTTCTTCCAGGCCCACGACGACTGGCAAGGCCTGCGCGAGGAATTCCGCCTGCTCAACGAGCGCCGCTTGCAGGTCGCCAGCGCCTTGGAGCTGGCTCGCCATCACAGCGATGAAACGCCGTGCGAGTTGAGCCGCCAAGCCTTGCAGGCGTTGCGCGAGATTCTCGAACACCTGCGCCCCGAGCACCTGTTGCACCCGGTGGCAGCCGGTCCGGAACGCGACCTGGCCGGTCGCTGGCGACTGCCGCCGCGCAACCGCTTTCTGCGCCCCAGCCGCCGCCCGGACCATCCCGTACCGGATCCGCAAGGTCTGGCCTATCGGGACGGCGCTTCGGCGCACAGCCATGAAGCCGCTCTGTACTTGCGCTGGCGCGTCAATGCCTCGCGCCATCAGGGGCTGTTCCGTACGTTGCGAGACAGCCTGCGCAAACTCACCGAAGAAGCACGCCAGGCCGGTGTGCAGATGGTCTTCAGCAGCCTGGGCGACGACTGGCAACTCAAGCTGAGCGGCGTGCAGGCGCCCATCCCGGCGCTGCTGGAGCAAGCCCTGGAGCTGCTGGCCATACCGGCCCCGGAGGTCTGGCACCAGGCCGGGCAGGAATCCACCAGTACCACTCTGACCCCCATCAAGGAACTGCTCAAGCGCCTGCCCGACCACAGTCTGGGCTATTTCCACAGCCGCACCTCCGACGAGGACCTGCACCCCCTGGCCTTGCAGAAGCTGTGGGGCGCGGCGCGCTGGGACGGCCTGGCCGTCGGCATCAACGACGGTGAACGCAGCGCCCTGAACAATGCCTTGCGCAAGATGCCCGGCACCGCCAGCCCGCAGCGGGCGCAACCGCATCCGGCTCAATCGGGGCGTAGCTGGAGTCATGTGCCCTGCCAGTCGAGCGAACAGGCGCTGCTGTTGTTCTGCCCGGTGCCAAGCCAGAGCATCGCCGACGAAGCCGCCTGGCGCCTGCTGGCGCAGTTGTGCCAGACCTCGTTCTACCAGCGCATGCGCGTCGAGCTGCAATTGGGCTACGCCGTGTTCAGTGGCCTGCGCCAGATGGCTGGCCGCACCGGTCTGGTGTTCGGCGTGCAGTCACCCCAGGCACCGTTGGCCGATATCCTGGGCCATGTGCAGACCTTCATCGAAACCCTGCCAACCCTGATCGAAACCCTGAAACCCGCTGCGCTGGACACTCAGCGCGAAGAACTCGCCAGTCGCCACGAGCGCTCGCAGATGGACCTGCTGCCCCTGGCCGAGCTGCTCTGGCAAGCCTGCCAGGCCGGCCATGGTGCCGACTACCTGAATGCCCTGCAGCGAGCCGTGCGCGAGCTACGCCCCGACGACCTGAACCACGCGGCGCAGCAACTGGCCAGCGGCACCGGTGGTTGGCTGTGCCTGGCAACGGGCCCTGCACTGGAGCCTTCGTGGGTGCCGGCCCAGCGATCGTTACCGGGCAGGTAA
- the pqqA gene encoding pyrroloquinoline quinone precursor peptide PqqA encodes MWTKPAYTDLRIGFEVTMYFASR; translated from the coding sequence ATGTGGACCAAACCTGCTTACACTGATCTGCGCATCGGCTTCGAAGTCACTATGTACTTCGCCAGCCGCTAA
- the pqqB gene encoding pyrroloquinoline quinone biosynthesis protein PqqB, producing the protein MHIQILGSAAGGGFPQWNCNCTNCSGFRDGSLRAHARTQSSIALSDDGVNWVLCNASPDIRAQLQSFAPMQPGRALRDTGIQAIVLLDSQIDHTTGLLSLREGCPHQVWCTDMVHQDLSTGFPLFNMLSHWNGGLDWQRIELTGSFVIPACPNLRFTPLPLRSAAPPYSPHRFDPHPGDNLGLIVEDTRTGGTLFYAPGLGQVDDALLERMAGADCLLVDGTLWDDDEMQRRGVGTRTGREMGHLAQNGPGGMLEVLEGLPRQRKVLIHINNTNPILDEDSPQRAELARRGVEVAFDGMSIEL; encoded by the coding sequence ATGCATATCCAGATTCTCGGCTCCGCCGCCGGTGGCGGCTTTCCCCAGTGGAACTGCAACTGCACCAATTGCAGTGGCTTTCGCGATGGCAGCCTGCGTGCCCATGCGCGTACGCAGTCGTCCATTGCCCTGTCCGACGACGGGGTGAACTGGGTGCTGTGCAACGCCTCGCCGGACATCCGTGCGCAACTGCAGAGCTTTGCGCCCATGCAGCCGGGCCGTGCCCTGCGTGACACCGGGATACAAGCCATCGTCCTGCTCGACAGCCAGATCGATCACACCACCGGCCTGCTCAGCCTGCGCGAAGGCTGCCCGCATCAGGTCTGGTGTACGGACATGGTGCATCAGGACCTGAGCACCGGTTTTCCGCTGTTCAACATGCTCAGCCACTGGAATGGCGGATTGGACTGGCAACGCATCGAACTGACAGGCAGCTTCGTGATTCCGGCCTGCCCGAACCTGCGCTTCACCCCCCTGCCGTTGCGCAGCGCCGCGCCGCCCTACTCGCCCCACCGTTTCGACCCGCATCCGGGCGACAACCTGGGTTTGATCGTGGAAGACACCCGTACCGGTGGCACGCTGTTCTATGCACCGGGCCTGGGCCAGGTGGACGATGCCTTGCTCGAACGCATGGCAGGCGCGGACTGTCTATTGGTAGACGGCACCCTCTGGGATGACGATGAAATGCAACGACGCGGCGTCGGTACCCGTACCGGGCGCGAGATGGGCCACCTGGCGCAGAACGGCCCCGGCGGCATGCTCGAAGTGCTCGAAGGCCTGCCGCGCCAGCGCAAGGTGCTGATCCACATCAACAACACCAACCCGATCCTGGACGAAGACTCGCCACAGCGGGCCGAACTGGCCAGGCGCGGCGTCGAAGTGGCGTTCGATGGGATGAGCATCGAGTTGTAG
- the pqqC gene encoding pyrroloquinoline-quinone synthase PqqC gives MSDTPMTPAEFERALRAKGAYYHIYHPYHVAMYEGRATREQIQGWVANRFYYQVNIPLKDAAILANCPDREIRREWIQRLLDHDGAPGEDGGIEAWLRLGQAVGLDPDQLRSQELVLPGVRFAVDAYVNFARRANWQEAASSSLTELFAPQIHQSRLDSWPAHYPWIDPAGYEYFRTRLGQARRDVEHGLSITLQHYTTVEGQQRMLEILQFKLDILWSMLDAMSMAYELNRPPYHSVTDQRVWHKGIAL, from the coding sequence ATGTCCGACACCCCCATGACCCCCGCCGAGTTCGAGCGGGCCTTGCGTGCCAAGGGTGCGTATTACCACATCTACCACCCCTATCACGTGGCGATGTACGAAGGCCGCGCGACTCGTGAGCAAATCCAGGGCTGGGTTGCCAACCGCTTCTACTATCAGGTCAACATCCCCCTCAAAGATGCCGCCATCCTGGCCAACTGCCCGGACCGCGAGATTCGTCGCGAGTGGATCCAGCGCTTGCTCGACCACGACGGCGCCCCCGGCGAAGACGGTGGCATCGAAGCCTGGCTGCGCCTGGGCCAGGCCGTGGGCCTGGATCCCGACCAATTGCGCTCCCAGGAGTTGGTCCTGCCCGGTGTGCGTTTCGCCGTGGACGCCTACGTCAACTTCGCGCGGCGGGCCAACTGGCAGGAAGCGGCCAGCAGCTCGTTGACCGAACTGTTCGCACCACAGATCCATCAGTCGCGCCTGGACAGCTGGCCCGCCCACTACCCGTGGATCGATCCGGCCGGCTACGAATACTTCCGCACTCGCCTGGGCCAGGCCCGGCGCGATGTGGAGCACGGCTTGAGCATCACCCTGCAGCACTACACGACGGTCGAAGGCCAGCAGCGTATGCTGGAAATCCTGCAGTTCAAGCTCGACATCCTGTGGAGCATGCTCGATGCCATGAGCATGGCCTACGAGCTGAACCGCCCGCCCTATCACAGCGTCACCGACCAGCGCGTCTGGCACAAGGGGATCGCCCTATGA
- the pqqD gene encoding pyrroloquinoline quinone biosynthesis peptide chaperone PqqD, whose protein sequence is MSFDRQSTPKWRQGYRFQYEPAQKGHVLLYPEGMIKLNESASAIGRLIDGQRSVATIIAQLEEQFPGVPELAEDIEQFMEVARAQHWIELAQPATHA, encoded by the coding sequence ATGAGTTTCGACCGTCAAAGCACCCCAAAATGGCGCCAAGGCTACCGCTTCCAGTACGAGCCCGCGCAGAAAGGCCATGTGCTCCTCTATCCCGAGGGCATGATCAAACTCAACGAGAGTGCCAGCGCCATCGGCAGGCTGATCGATGGTCAGCGCAGTGTGGCCACTATCATCGCCCAGCTCGAAGAACAGTTTCCCGGCGTGCCCGAACTGGCCGAGGACATCGAGCAATTCATGGAGGTCGCCCGTGCACAGCACTGGATCGAACTTGCCCAGCCTGCCACCCACGCCTGA
- the pqqE gene encoding pyrroloquinoline quinone biosynthesis protein PqqE, which yields MHSTGSNLPSLPPTPEVGLPLWLLAELTYRCPLQCPYCSNPLDFAAQGKELSTEQWFKVMAEAREMGAAQIGFSGGEPLVRQDLAQLIGEARRLGFYTNLITSGIGLTEQKIADFKTAGLDHIQISFQASDEQVNNLLAGSKKAFAQKLEMARAVKAHGYPMVLNFVTHRHNIDKTDRIIELCVALEADFVELATCQFYGWAELNRAGLLPTREQLVRAERITNEYRAKLEAAGSACKLIFVTPDYYEERPKGCMNGWGSIFLTVTPDGTALPCHGARQLPVEFPNVRDHSLQHIWYDSFGFNRFRGYAWMPEPCRSCDEKEKDFGGCRCQAFMLTGDAANADPVCSKSPHHGVILRAREEAEHATQTIEQLAFRNERNSRIIAKA from the coding sequence GTGCACAGCACTGGATCGAACTTGCCCAGCCTGCCACCCACGCCTGAAGTCGGCCTGCCGCTTTGGCTGCTGGCGGAGCTGACCTACCGGTGCCCGCTGCAATGCCCGTACTGCTCCAACCCCCTGGACTTCGCAGCCCAAGGCAAGGAATTGAGTACCGAGCAGTGGTTCAAGGTGATGGCCGAAGCCCGCGAGATGGGCGCGGCCCAGATCGGTTTTTCCGGTGGTGAACCGCTGGTGCGTCAGGATCTTGCACAACTGATCGGCGAAGCCCGGCGGCTGGGGTTCTACACCAACCTGATCACCTCGGGCATCGGCCTGACCGAGCAGAAGATCGCTGACTTCAAGACCGCCGGCCTGGATCACATCCAGATCAGCTTTCAGGCCAGCGACGAGCAGGTCAACAATTTGCTGGCCGGCTCGAAGAAAGCCTTCGCGCAGAAGCTGGAAATGGCCCGTGCGGTGAAGGCCCATGGCTATCCGATGGTGCTCAACTTCGTCACTCATCGGCACAACATCGACAAGACCGACCGCATCATCGAGCTGTGCGTGGCTCTTGAGGCCGACTTCGTCGAACTCGCCACCTGCCAGTTCTACGGCTGGGCCGAGCTGAACCGTGCGGGCCTGCTGCCTACCCGTGAGCAACTGGTACGCGCCGAGCGCATCACCAACGAGTACCGCGCCAAGCTGGAAGCGGCCGGCAGCGCCTGCAAGCTGATCTTCGTCACGCCCGACTACTACGAAGAGCGCCCCAAGGGCTGCATGAACGGTTGGGGCAGCATCTTCCTCACCGTGACCCCCGACGGCACCGCGCTGCCCTGTCACGGCGCGCGCCAGCTTCCGGTGGAGTTCCCCAACGTCCGTGATCACAGCCTGCAACACATCTGGTACGACTCCTTTGGCTTCAATCGTTTCCGTGGCTATGCTTGGATGCCCGAGCCTTGCCGCTCGTGCGACGAGAAAGAGAAGGACTTCGGCGGCTGCCGCTGCCAGGCCTTCATGCTGACCGGGGATGCTGCCAATGCCGACCCGGTGTGCAGCAAGTCACCCCACCATGGCGTGATTCTGCGGGCTCGCGAAGAAGCGGAACACGCCACCCAGACGATCGAACAACTGGCCTTCCGCAATGAACGAAACTCTCGCATCATCGCCAAAGCATGA